A single Mangrovimonas sp. YM274 DNA region contains:
- a CDS encoding DUF6252 family protein has translation MKKTLKAVFLLAIVTIFSCDSGSDGDSNSNSFSVKIDGENYNAEVTSAIIYNGTLAIQASDENLDNFFNLSVLTAEEGIYEITGNAADHLTTPAMVYRPQESSQYLSYIGNPNVPGSGTLTITEIDTENQTVSGTFSFTGTVSYTGETMEFENGVFNNIPYSTDLPSDFSGGTANLDLDGEAYDPTNVSVNRSSILTTELITINLNKSGKPGIGLSFSPDTEVGTFDFSSFGDYRIIMNHSNTSVSYVESGSITILTHDVENRSMTGTFEAVLIDSNSYEQIGVITNGEFDIVYEE, from the coding sequence ATGAAAAAAACATTAAAAGCAGTTTTCTTATTAGCAATTGTCACAATATTTTCATGCGATAGTGGAAGTGATGGTGATAGTAATTCAAATTCTTTCTCCGTAAAAATTGATGGAGAAAACTATAATGCAGAAGTTACTTCGGCAATTATTTACAATGGCACGCTAGCGATTCAAGCTTCAGATGAAAATTTGGATAATTTTTTCAATCTTTCAGTGCTTACCGCAGAAGAAGGTATTTATGAAATAACAGGAAATGCAGCGGATCATTTAACTACACCGGCAATGGTGTATAGACCGCAAGAGAGTAGCCAATATTTGAGTTACATCGGGAATCCTAATGTGCCAGGTAGTGGGACTTTAACTATTACAGAAATAGATACAGAAAATCAGACAGTATCGGGAACTTTTAGTTTTACAGGAACAGTCTCATACACGGGAGAGACTATGGAGTTTGAAAATGGAGTTTTCAATAATATTCCTTATTCAACAGATCTTCCTTCAGACTTTTCAGGAGGGACAGCCAATTTAGATTTGGACGGGGAAGCATATGATCCTACAAATGTGAGTGTGAATAGAAGTTCTATACTGACTACAGAATTAATCACAATAAATCTAAACAAATCAGGGAAGCCAGGCATTGGTCTGTCGTTTTCTCCAGATACTGAAGTTGGGACTTTTGACTTTAGTTCTTTTGGTGATTATAGAATCATAATGAACCATTCAAACACCTCTGTTTCTTATGTTGAAAGTGGAAGTATTACAATTTTAACCCATGATGTTGAAAACAGAAGCATGACAGGTACGTTTGAAGCTGTTTTAATTGATTCCAATAGTTATGAGCAGATAGGAGTTATAACAAATGGAGAATTTGATATAGTATATGAGGAATAA